From the genome of Lentisphaerota bacterium, one region includes:
- a CDS encoding alkaline phosphatase produces the protein MRACLGLAPEASRRRQTAGGCSSLALSFVFLFQFLLPGSAQGEGSPSKKGSPQKADSAVSVYAVERFAQPQGQKAPKNIILMIGDGMGLAHVYAAMVANHGQLYLDNFKHIGLAKTHSSSDFITDSAASATALATGVKTYNGAIGVGPDKKPLPSIRDLAEKKGLKTGLVSTSAITHATPASFIAHAESRGEYEKIAAQFLDTQIDLFIGGGLDHFEKRRDGRNLSQDLRAKGYQVVYTIADIQKVESGKLAGLTARDHHAPAPERGEMLVPATETAIRLLSKESSGFFLMVEGSQIDFLSHANNTAGVVLETLDFDRAIGAALRFASTNGETLVIVTGDHETGGMTLNGGDCATGQVTARYTSSDHTAVAVPVYAFGPGADQFTGFIDNTEIARRMMKLLNLDP, from the coding sequence ATGAGAGCTTGCCTTGGCTTGGCGCCGGAGGCGTCGCGTCGGCGCCAGACCGCTGGTGGATGCTCTTCGCTGGCCCTGTCGTTCGTGTTTCTATTTCAATTTCTCCTGCCGGGCTCTGCTCAGGGGGAGGGCTCGCCTTCCAAAAAGGGCTCGCCTCAGAAAGCCGATTCGGCCGTCTCTGTTTATGCGGTGGAGCGGTTTGCCCAGCCTCAGGGTCAGAAGGCCCCCAAAAACATCATCTTGATGATTGGCGACGGCATGGGGCTGGCTCATGTTTATGCCGCAATGGTAGCCAACCACGGGCAGCTCTATCTCGATAACTTCAAGCATATTGGGCTGGCCAAGACCCATTCGTCGAGTGACTTCATCACCGATTCAGCGGCCAGCGCAACGGCGCTGGCTACCGGAGTCAAGACGTACAATGGGGCCATTGGCGTGGGGCCTGACAAGAAGCCCCTTCCCTCCATTCGTGATCTGGCTGAGAAAAAGGGGTTGAAAACGGGCCTCGTCTCCACCTCGGCCATCACCCACGCCACGCCGGCCTCTTTTATTGCCCATGCCGAATCGCGGGGGGAGTACGAGAAGATCGCGGCGCAATTTCTGGATACTCAGATTGATCTGTTTATAGGAGGGGGACTCGACCATTTTGAGAAACGCCGTGACGGACGCAACCTGAGTCAGGACCTTCGGGCCAAGGGGTATCAGGTCGTCTACACGATAGCGGATATTCAGAAGGTGGAATCCGGCAAGCTGGCCGGATTGACAGCGCGCGACCATCATGCGCCAGCGCCGGAACGAGGAGAGATGCTCGTGCCCGCTACGGAGACCGCCATCCGACTCCTGTCCAAGGAGTCCTCGGGCTTCTTTTTGATGGTGGAGGGGTCTCAGATCGATTTCCTGTCTCATGCAAACAACACCGCTGGCGTTGTTCTCGAAACCCTGGACTTTGACCGGGCCATCGGGGCGGCTCTGCGCTTCGCCTCCACCAACGGCGAAACGCTGGTGATCGTGACGGGGGATCATGAGACAGGGGGGATGACCCTCAACGGAGGCGACTGCGCGACCGGTCAGGTGACGGCTCGCTATACGTCGAGTGATCATACCGCAGTGGCGGTTCCGGTCTATGCCTTTGGCCCGGGCGCCGACCAATTCACGGGCTTTATCGACAACACCGAGATCGCCCGACGGATGATGAAGCTGCTGAACCTCGATCCCTGA